One region of Peribacillus simplex genomic DNA includes:
- a CDS encoding adenine phosphoribosyltransferase, translating into MDLKQYVTIVQDWPKPGIVFKDITTLMDNGAAYKYATDQIVEYARDKNIDLVVGPEARGFIIGCPVAYSLEVGFAPVRKEGKLPRETIKVEYGLEYGKDVLTIHKDAIKPGQRILITDDLLATGGTIEATIKLVEQLGGIVAGIAFLIELTDLDGKDKLDGYDVLTLMSF; encoded by the coding sequence ATGGATTTAAAGCAATATGTAACAATTGTACAAGACTGGCCGAAACCGGGTATTGTCTTCAAAGATATTACAACATTAATGGATAACGGCGCAGCTTATAAATACGCAACAGACCAAATCGTCGAGTACGCTCGCGATAAAAATATCGATTTAGTGGTCGGACCGGAAGCACGCGGATTCATTATCGGATGTCCAGTCGCATACTCATTGGAAGTGGGCTTTGCACCAGTGAGAAAAGAAGGGAAACTTCCGCGTGAAACGATAAAAGTCGAATATGGTTTAGAATACGGCAAGGATGTTTTGACTATCCATAAAGATGCCATTAAACCGGGACAGCGTATCCTGATTACGGACGATTTACTTGCAACTGGCGGTACAATCGAAGCGACGATCAAATTGGTTGAACAGCTTGGCGGAATTGTTGCCGGGATTGCATTCCTTATTGAATTGACGGACTTGGATGGCAAAGATAAATTAGACGGCTATGATGTCTTGACATTAATGAGCTTTTAA
- a CDS encoding RelA/SpoT family protein has translation MANDQILTAEQVVERASLYLQPEEAEFIHRAFKYAEYSHREQFRKSGEPYIIHPIQVAGILADLEMDPATIAAGFLHDVVEDTEITLKDIEENFSPEVAMLVDGVTKLGKIKYKSQQEQQAENHRKMFVAMAQDIRVILIKLADRLHNMRTLKHLPQEKQRRISNETLEIFAPLAHRLGISTIKWELEDTALRYLNPQQYYRIVNLMKKKRAEREQYLEEVIDEVRKNVEEVNIKADLSGRPKHIYSIYRKMALQNKQFSEIYDLLAVRIVVNSIKDCYAVLGIIHTCWKPMPGRFKDYIAMPKPNMYQSLHTTVIGPKGDPLEVQIRTSDMHRIAEFGVAAHWAYKEGKDVGEQPSLEEKLTWFREILEFQDDATNAEEFMESLKIDLFSDMVFIFTPKGDVIELPSGSNPIDFAYRIHSEIGNKTIGSKVNGKMVPLDYKLKTGDIIEILTSKHSYGPSQDWLKLTQTSQAKNKIRQFFKKQRREENIEKGKELVEKEIKEMEFDLKEILSAENIKRVADKFNFLNEEDMYAAVGYNGITALQVANRLTEKWRKQKMVEQEADISEAVADLKTFSNSSKKRDSGVRVPGIDNLLIRLSRCCNPVPGDEIVGYITKGRGVSVHRQDCPNLESGDSDHRLVPVEWESTINERKEYIVEIEISGYDRRGLLNEVLQAVNETKTNISAVSGKSDRNKVATIHMSIYIHNIAHLQKVVDRIKQISDVYSVRRIMN, from the coding sequence ATGGCTAATGATCAAATATTGACTGCCGAGCAGGTTGTAGAACGGGCCAGCTTATATCTTCAGCCGGAAGAAGCTGAATTTATTCATAGAGCGTTTAAGTATGCAGAGTATTCTCACCGGGAACAATTCCGTAAATCGGGGGAGCCGTATATCATTCATCCGATTCAAGTGGCGGGCATTCTTGCTGATCTAGAAATGGACCCTGCAACTATTGCGGCAGGTTTTTTACATGATGTTGTTGAAGACACGGAGATCACTCTGAAGGATATTGAAGAGAATTTCAGTCCTGAAGTCGCCATGCTCGTAGATGGCGTTACCAAATTAGGGAAAATCAAGTATAAATCACAACAAGAGCAACAGGCGGAAAACCATCGGAAAATGTTCGTGGCGATGGCCCAGGATATTAGGGTCATCTTGATCAAGCTTGCCGACAGACTGCACAATATGCGGACATTGAAGCATCTGCCGCAGGAAAAGCAGAGAAGGATATCGAACGAGACGCTGGAAATCTTCGCCCCCCTTGCCCATCGTCTTGGTATCAGTACGATTAAATGGGAACTTGAAGATACTGCACTAAGGTATTTGAATCCTCAGCAGTATTACCGAATCGTCAACCTGATGAAGAAAAAGCGTGCAGAACGTGAACAGTATCTGGAAGAAGTCATTGATGAAGTGCGTAAAAACGTTGAGGAAGTCAACATTAAGGCTGACCTTTCCGGCAGACCGAAACATATATACAGCATTTATCGCAAAATGGCTTTGCAAAATAAGCAGTTCAGCGAAATTTATGATTTGCTTGCAGTCCGGATCGTCGTCAATAGCATAAAAGATTGCTATGCCGTTTTAGGGATCATCCATACATGCTGGAAGCCGATGCCTGGCCGATTTAAAGACTATATCGCCATGCCTAAGCCAAATATGTATCAATCGCTCCATACGACGGTGATCGGCCCGAAAGGCGATCCGCTGGAAGTGCAGATCCGTACTTCCGATATGCATCGCATTGCGGAGTTCGGGGTTGCCGCGCATTGGGCTTATAAAGAAGGAAAAGATGTAGGTGAACAGCCTTCATTAGAAGAAAAGTTGACTTGGTTCCGGGAAATTCTTGAATTCCAGGATGATGCGACAAATGCCGAGGAATTCATGGAATCACTTAAAATTGATCTTTTTTCTGATATGGTATTCATTTTTACGCCAAAAGGCGATGTCATCGAACTGCCATCAGGATCCAACCCGATTGATTTCGCTTACAGGATTCACTCGGAAATCGGAAATAAAACGATCGGTTCCAAAGTGAACGGGAAAATGGTACCGCTGGATTATAAATTGAAAACTGGCGACATCATTGAAATCCTGACATCTAAGCATTCATATGGTCCAAGTCAGGACTGGCTTAAACTCACTCAAACATCTCAAGCGAAAAATAAGATCCGCCAATTTTTCAAAAAGCAGCGCCGCGAAGAAAATATCGAAAAGGGCAAAGAGCTTGTTGAAAAGGAAATCAAGGAAATGGAGTTCGATCTTAAAGAAATCCTTTCTGCCGAGAACATCAAGCGTGTTGCAGATAAATTCAATTTCCTGAATGAAGAAGATATGTATGCAGCAGTCGGGTATAACGGAATAACAGCACTTCAGGTGGCTAACCGCCTTACCGAAAAGTGGCGTAAGCAGAAAATGGTCGAGCAAGAAGCGGATATTTCAGAAGCGGTAGCCGATCTGAAAACCTTTTCCAATTCATCTAAAAAACGTGACTCAGGTGTAAGGGTACCGGGGATTGATAACCTGCTTATCCGTTTATCACGCTGTTGTAACCCAGTTCCAGGGGATGAAATCGTTGGTTATATAACCAAAGGCCGTGGAGTTTCAGTCCATAGGCAAGACTGCCCGAACCTGGAAAGCGGTGATTCCGATCATCGCCTCGTACCGGTTGAATGGGAAAGTACGATTAACGAGCGCAAGGAATACATCGTTGAAATTGAAATCAGCGGGTATGACCGCCGCGGCTTATTAAACGAAGTGCTGCAAGCCGTCAATGAAACCAAGACCAACATTTCAGCGGTCTCGGGTAAATCCGACAGGAATAAGGTGGCTACCATTCACATGTCGATTTATATTCATAACATTGCCCATTTACAAAAGGTCGTTGACCGTATCAAACAAATTTCAGATGTTTATTCCGTTAGACGGATAATGAACTAA
- a CDS encoding post-transcriptional regulator codes for MTKKNHPYQRYYVKVRPFLKSKREEFQMVGLNAVTEEDIWGTLTKNKWKRPQENIHIHELVADIVTFSSNQFMTFQMVEAYKSPNLFEPISEDELKDLLKE; via the coding sequence ATGACGAAAAAGAATCATCCCTATCAAAGGTATTATGTAAAGGTACGTCCATTTTTGAAAAGCAAGCGTGAGGAATTCCAAATGGTTGGATTGAATGCCGTAACAGAGGAAGATATATGGGGAACCTTAACCAAAAATAAATGGAAGCGTCCGCAGGAAAACATTCACATTCACGAACTCGTAGCCGACATCGTGACTTTTTCGAGCAACCAGTTCATGACCTTCCAAATGGTTGAAGCCTATAAATCACCAAACCTTTTTGAACCGATTTCTGAAGATGAGCTGAAGGATCTTTTGAAGGAATAA
- the recJ gene encoding single-stranded-DNA-specific exonuclease RecJ, whose amino-acid sequence MLKPKTRWNLRTADENKVAVLAEELHITPLVAALLVNRGLDTIESARSFLFVKNQTFHDPFLLKDMDKAVYRIREAIQNGEKIRIFGDYDADGVTSTTVMMTALTRLGADVDFYIPNRFTEGYGPNPMAFRLAAEQGVKVLITVDTGISAVDEAKLACELGMDYILTDHHEPGPELPEALAIIHPKLEDSSYPFEDLAGVGVAFKLAHALLGELPEDLLEIAAIGTIADLVPLKGENRLIAAKGIEQLRLTGRPGLVALMKVANVQQEALNEESIGFAMAPRINAVGRLGDADPAVDLLMSENLAEAMELANEINDINKERQAMVAAMAEEAIQEVEENFPPESNGVLIIGREGWNAGVVGIVASKLVERFYRPTIVLSYDREKGHAKGSARSIAGFDLFESLSTCRELLPHFGGHPMAAGMTLKIEDVQELRDRMNLIAKEQLSEEDFTPITNLDGATTLAEVSVQTIQEMSLLAPFGVTNPKPKILIDSVQLSSVRKIGANQNHLKVQLEDGENHKLDGVGFGLGHFVDEIAPHAEVSVIGELSINEWNNMKKPQIFVQDVSVNHWQLFDYRGKGQAEKWLADIPAQNRKIVIFSEDIYSRYPFLQNQSDLVHIKNGQDADQLDCFEGHVVFMDMPPLREYLKRVIANKNPSRIYAHLSHEQDHFLSTMPTRDHFKWFYAFLAKKGPLDVKRYGDDLAKYRGWSRDTVDFISKVFFELGFVTIENGLIMLTTNAKKRDLSESESYIRKKEQFELEQELVYSSYQQLFDWFNHYLVHEATDLEEETKQWI is encoded by the coding sequence ATGTTAAAACCAAAAACCCGGTGGAACTTGCGAACTGCCGATGAAAACAAAGTTGCTGTACTAGCTGAAGAGCTTCATATCACACCTTTGGTTGCAGCCCTGCTTGTGAATCGAGGCCTGGACACGATTGAAAGTGCCCGATCATTTTTATTTGTAAAAAATCAAACTTTTCATGATCCATTTTTATTGAAAGATATGGATAAAGCAGTCTATAGAATAAGAGAAGCCATTCAAAATGGAGAAAAAATACGGATTTTCGGTGATTATGACGCAGATGGCGTGACATCGACCACAGTGATGATGACGGCGCTAACGAGATTGGGGGCCGATGTGGATTTTTATATCCCGAATCGGTTTACAGAGGGCTACGGTCCGAATCCGATGGCGTTCCGCCTCGCAGCTGAGCAAGGGGTGAAGGTATTAATAACCGTCGATACCGGAATTTCTGCAGTCGATGAAGCGAAACTTGCCTGCGAGCTTGGCATGGATTATATTTTGACCGATCACCATGAACCGGGACCGGAATTGCCTGAGGCATTGGCGATTATCCATCCTAAACTTGAGGACAGTTCCTACCCATTTGAAGATCTTGCCGGAGTAGGTGTCGCTTTTAAGCTGGCACACGCTTTGCTAGGGGAATTGCCTGAGGATTTACTTGAAATAGCGGCCATCGGCACCATTGCGGATTTAGTGCCTTTAAAAGGGGAGAACCGCCTCATCGCTGCGAAAGGGATCGAGCAGTTACGATTGACTGGCCGTCCGGGGCTTGTTGCTCTAATGAAAGTGGCGAATGTTCAGCAGGAAGCATTGAATGAAGAATCAATCGGTTTTGCGATGGCACCGCGGATCAATGCTGTCGGACGACTTGGAGATGCTGACCCGGCTGTGGATTTATTGATGTCTGAAAACTTGGCAGAAGCGATGGAACTTGCCAATGAAATCAATGATATTAATAAAGAGCGTCAGGCGATGGTTGCGGCAATGGCGGAAGAAGCGATTCAAGAGGTTGAGGAAAACTTCCCGCCTGAGTCCAATGGTGTACTTATCATCGGGAGAGAAGGCTGGAACGCAGGGGTAGTGGGTATTGTAGCCTCCAAACTGGTTGAACGCTTTTACCGCCCCACGATTGTATTAAGTTATGACCGGGAAAAGGGGCACGCGAAAGGTTCTGCCCGGAGCATCGCCGGTTTCGATCTTTTTGAAAGTCTTTCCACCTGCCGTGAATTACTGCCTCATTTTGGTGGACATCCGATGGCTGCTGGAATGACATTGAAAATAGAAGATGTTCAGGAGCTTAGGGACCGCATGAACCTGATTGCGAAGGAACAGCTCAGCGAAGAGGACTTCACACCAATTACCAACTTGGATGGAGCAACCACTCTAGCGGAAGTTTCCGTTCAAACGATTCAGGAAATGAGCTTGCTGGCGCCATTTGGGGTTACGAATCCAAAGCCGAAGATTTTGATAGATTCCGTACAGCTTTCAAGTGTCCGAAAAATCGGTGCCAACCAAAATCACTTGAAAGTGCAGCTTGAAGATGGGGAAAATCATAAACTTGATGGAGTGGGCTTCGGTCTAGGTCATTTTGTGGATGAAATAGCTCCGCACGCTGAAGTCTCGGTGATTGGAGAGCTTTCCATCAATGAGTGGAATAATATGAAAAAGCCCCAGATCTTTGTCCAGGATGTCTCGGTAAACCATTGGCAGTTATTCGATTACCGCGGTAAGGGTCAGGCAGAGAAGTGGCTTGCCGACATTCCGGCACAAAACCGGAAGATCGTCATTTTCTCGGAAGATATTTATAGTAGATATCCATTTTTACAAAACCAATCCGATCTCGTTCATATCAAGAATGGACAGGATGCAGATCAGCTCGACTGCTTCGAAGGCCATGTGGTATTTATGGACATGCCGCCGTTAAGGGAATATTTGAAACGGGTGATTGCCAATAAGAATCCATCGCGTATCTATGCACACCTTTCCCATGAGCAGGACCATTTCTTAAGTACGATGCCAACAAGGGACCATTTTAAATGGTTTTATGCCTTCCTCGCCAAAAAGGGCCCGCTCGATGTGAAAAGATATGGTGATGACCTTGCCAAGTACCGCGGGTGGTCAAGAGATACCGTGGATTTCATTTCTAAGGTGTTTTTTGAGCTTGGTTTTGTTACAATAGAGAATGGGTTAATCATGCTCACAACCAATGCGAAAAAACGCGATCTCAGTGAATCTGAATCGTATATAAGAAAGAAAGAGCAATTTGAGCTTGAACAAGAGCTTGTTTATTCTTCCTATCAGCAATTATTCGATTGGTTCAATCATTATTTAGTTCATGAGGCAACAGACCTTGAGGAGGAAACAAAGCAATGGATTTAA
- the secDF gene encoding protein translocase subunit SecDF: MVKRSRIVAFFLIVLLIFAAMGTTSKGILKDIKLGLDLQGGFEVLYQVKPLAGGKITPDVLKATVSSLERRVNVLGVNEPSIQIEGKDRIRVQLAGVKDQNKAREILSTQAKLSFRDYNDKEMMTGADLKEGGAKQTFQDNKPVVEVTLKDVNKFKEITQKISTMQRPTNVLAIWLDFEKGKDSFKDAASQDNMISAPAVSEVFNTKKVYITGQFTVEEAKELAALLDAGALPVDLKEKYSTSVGAQFGAGALHDTVFAGIIGIALVFIFMLVYYRFPGFIAVVTLSIYLFLTLLVFDWMNAVLTLPGIAALVLGVGMAVDANIITYERIRDELKLGRSVKAAYKEGTKNSLATITDANLTTLLAAAVLFYYGTSSVKGFATTLIISILMSFITAVYGTRLFMSLWVNSGFLDKRTTWFGVKKKYIHDLSEKINLMSLPTRFDKIDFVKHRKVFYGISVGVTIIGIIFLLVFRLNLGIDFTSGTRIEVASKDVLTTQQVKTEMVKVGIDKDDVKDVRLTGKENKNAVVRTVGVLDKQEIAKLKDHFKKNYGAEPNVSTVSPTVGKELAKNAMFALAIASLGIILYVSIRFEWRMAVPAVVALIHDAFFIITIFSVFRLEVDITFIAAVLTIVGYSINDTIVTFDRIRENLRFSRKVKTAEELENIVNISIRQTLTRSINTVLTVLITVIALMIFGSEAIRNFSIALFIGLICGVYSSLLIASQFWLDLKIRELKKKGPLNTAKEKKQSLEGQV; encoded by the coding sequence ATGGTAAAAAGAAGCAGGATCGTTGCGTTTTTTCTAATCGTACTTTTGATTTTCGCAGCGATGGGAACGACTTCAAAAGGAATCCTAAAGGATATCAAGCTGGGTCTTGATCTTCAAGGCGGTTTTGAAGTGTTATATCAAGTAAAACCACTGGCTGGGGGAAAGATTACCCCGGATGTTTTGAAAGCTACAGTGAGCTCCCTTGAAAGGCGTGTCAATGTATTAGGTGTCAATGAACCTAGCATTCAAATTGAAGGGAAGGACAGGATCCGTGTTCAATTGGCCGGAGTTAAAGACCAAAATAAAGCTCGGGAAATCCTTTCGACCCAAGCCAAATTATCCTTCCGTGATTACAACGATAAGGAAATGATGACAGGTGCTGACCTGAAAGAAGGCGGCGCGAAACAAACGTTCCAAGATAATAAACCGGTTGTTGAGGTCACATTGAAAGATGTGAATAAGTTTAAAGAAATCACTCAAAAAATTTCCACGATGCAACGTCCGACAAATGTACTCGCAATCTGGTTGGATTTCGAGAAAGGAAAAGATTCCTTTAAAGATGCGGCTTCACAGGACAATATGATATCCGCTCCAGCTGTCAGTGAAGTTTTTAATACGAAGAAGGTATATATCACCGGTCAATTTACGGTGGAAGAAGCGAAAGAGCTTGCAGCCCTTCTGGATGCAGGTGCCCTGCCTGTAGATTTGAAAGAAAAGTACTCCACATCTGTAGGTGCCCAATTTGGTGCAGGTGCACTGCATGATACTGTTTTTGCGGGAATCATCGGAATTGCACTTGTTTTCATCTTCATGCTTGTGTATTACCGCTTCCCTGGATTCATTGCAGTCGTCACTTTAAGCATATACCTTTTCTTGACGCTATTGGTGTTCGATTGGATGAATGCGGTCCTTACGCTGCCTGGTATTGCGGCATTGGTACTCGGGGTCGGGATGGCTGTCGATGCCAACATCATAACCTACGAGCGGATAAGAGATGAATTGAAACTTGGCCGTTCTGTAAAAGCAGCTTATAAAGAAGGTACGAAAAACTCACTTGCTACGATTACGGATGCGAACTTAACGACCTTGCTGGCTGCGGCTGTTCTGTTCTATTATGGAACAAGCTCGGTTAAAGGGTTTGCGACCACTTTGATCATTTCGATTTTAATGAGTTTCATTACAGCCGTCTATGGTACACGTCTTTTCATGAGCCTTTGGGTGAATAGCGGGTTCCTTGACAAACGCACAACATGGTTTGGCGTGAAGAAGAAATACATTCACGATTTATCGGAGAAAATTAATTTAATGTCATTGCCAACACGCTTTGATAAAATTGATTTTGTCAAACATCGGAAAGTTTTTTATGGCATTTCAGTTGGTGTAACGATTATCGGGATCATTTTCCTGCTCGTTTTCAGATTGAATCTAGGTATTGATTTCACGAGCGGTACCCGGATTGAGGTTGCATCCAAAGATGTCTTGACGACCCAACAAGTCAAAACCGAAATGGTCAAGGTCGGTATTGATAAGGACGATGTCAAGGATGTCAGGCTCACTGGAAAAGAAAATAAAAATGCTGTCGTACGGACAGTCGGTGTCCTTGATAAGCAGGAAATCGCAAAATTGAAGGACCATTTCAAGAAGAATTATGGAGCAGAACCGAATGTCAGCACCGTATCGCCGACAGTCGGAAAAGAACTCGCGAAAAATGCCATGTTTGCGTTAGCGATTGCATCACTCGGAATCATTTTGTATGTATCGATACGATTTGAATGGCGAATGGCTGTACCTGCCGTCGTAGCGCTTATACATGACGCATTCTTCATCATAACGATATTTAGTGTATTTCGGCTTGAAGTGGATATCACCTTCATTGCTGCGGTACTGACGATCGTCGGTTATTCGATCAATGATACGATCGTAACCTTTGACCGTATTCGTGAAAACTTACGCTTCAGTCGTAAAGTCAAAACCGCTGAAGAGCTTGAGAATATTGTAAATATCAGTATCAGGCAAACATTGACGAGATCCATTAACACCGTACTAACCGTTCTCATTACGGTTATCGCGTTGATGATCTTCGGCAGTGAAGCTATCCGAAACTTCTCAATTGCCCTGTTTATCGGTTTAATATGTGGCGTGTATTCGTCTCTATTAATCGCGTCCCAATTCTGGCTTGATTTAAAAATCAGGGAATTGAAGAAAAAAGGACCACTGAACACCGCAAAAGAAAAGAAACAAAGTCTTGAAGGACAAGTTTAA
- a CDS encoding IS3 family transposase (programmed frameshift), translated as MSKNIYTEFQIKELEKNPNIISASERSISYSPEFKTKAVKEYKKGKAPSQIFIDQGINLEIIGKKQPKRCLQRWRSTFERFGEEGFLTERRGKGSTGRPTSKPQSVEDQLRKAEARIKFLEAENGLPKKAGRARKAGSEKEMILTAAEKFYLIERTIRIHQLKKAVSYLCKLAGVSRSGYYDWLKAAPYRELREEQDELDIELIRNIFISKKEKVGALQIKMIMENDYSAVMNHKKIRRLMTKYNLLAKIRRANPYRKMAKATKEHLTCPNLLNREFNQEVPGKVLLTDITYLYYGKGQKAYLSCVKDAATKEIVTYHLSTSLEMDIVYETLNKLKQAVCHEFHPSAILHSDQGFHYTHPLFQRKVKELGITQSMSRKGNCWDNAPMESFFGHFKDLAEYKTCTNLTDVKEEIDRVIEEYNEHRYQWGLRKMAPVQYRDHLLAA; from the exons ATGAGTAAGAATATATATACTGAATTTCAGATTAAAGAACTTGAAAAGAATCCAAATATCATTAGTGCTTCCGAGCGATCTATTTCCTATAGTCCGGAATTTAAAACAAAAGCTGTTAAGGAATATAAAAAGGGGAAAGCCCCCTCTCAAATTTTCATTGACCAGGGAATTAATCTCGAAATAATTGGAAAGAAACAACCCAAACGTTGTCTACAGCGCTGGCGTAGTACCTTTGAAAGGTTTGGTGAGGAAGGCTTCCTTACGGAACGCCGTGGAAAAGGAAGTACAGGACGCCCCACTTCCAAGCCACAGTCTGTAGAAGATCAACTTAGGAAGGCCGAGGCGAGAATCAAATTCCTTGAAGCAGAAAATG GACTTCCTAAAAAAGCTGGAAGAGCTAGAAAGGCAGGCTCTGAAAAAGAAATGATTCTAACTGCTGCTGAGAAGTTCTATCTGATTGAAAGGACGATCAGAATACACCAATTAAAGAAGGCTGTTTCTTATCTATGCAAATTGGCTGGTGTAAGTCGAAGTGGCTACTATGATTGGTTAAAGGCAGCTCCTTACCGTGAGCTTCGTGAAGAACAGGATGAATTGGACATAGAATTGATCAGAAATATTTTCATCAGTAAAAAGGAAAAAGTAGGCGCCCTCCAAATCAAAATGATTATGGAGAATGACTACTCGGCCGTCATGAATCATAAGAAAATCAGACGGTTGATGACAAAATATAATCTCCTAGCGAAAATCAGAAGGGCCAACCCGTATCGGAAGATGGCCAAGGCAACCAAGGAGCACCTTACTTGTCCAAACCTCCTTAATCGTGAATTCAATCAGGAGGTGCCAGGGAAGGTCCTGCTTACTGACATTACCTATCTTTATTATGGGAAAGGCCAAAAAGCGTATTTATCCTGCGTAAAAGATGCCGCCACAAAAGAAATCGTTACGTACCATTTATCTACTTCATTAGAAATGGATATCGTTTACGAGACTTTAAATAAGCTAAAGCAGGCTGTGTGTCACGAGTTCCATCCGAGTGCAATCCTTCATTCTGACCAGGGGTTCCATTACACCCATCCGCTATTTCAACGCAAAGTGAAGGAACTTGGGATAACCCAATCCATGTCCCGCAAGGGAAACTGTTGGGATAATGCGCCAATGGAAAGTTTCTTTGGCCACTTTAAGGATTTGGCAGAATATAAAACATGTACTAATTTAACGGATGTGAAGGAAGAAATTGATCGAGTTATTGAAGAATATAATGAACATCGTTATCAATGGGGGCTAAGGAAAATGGCCCCAGTACAATACCGGGACCATTTATTAGCTGCTTAG
- the dtd gene encoding D-aminoacyl-tRNA deacylase, whose translation MRVVLQRSKAAKVVVADQIIGQIDSGLVLLVGVTHGDTIDDAAYLADKIVNLRIFEDENEKMNHSLLDVGGSILSVSQFTLYGDCRKGRRPNFMDAARPEEANQIYEAFNEELRNKGVHTETGQFGAMMDVQLTNDGPVTLILESKK comes from the coding sequence ATGCGTGTTGTTTTACAACGTTCCAAAGCCGCCAAAGTCGTTGTCGCAGACCAAATAATCGGTCAAATCGACAGCGGGCTCGTTCTATTGGTTGGTGTCACCCATGGGGATACCATCGATGACGCCGCATATTTGGCCGATAAGATTGTCAATCTCAGAATATTTGAAGATGAAAATGAAAAGATGAACCACTCACTATTGGATGTGGGAGGTTCGATTTTATCAGTTTCGCAATTCACCCTATATGGCGATTGCCGTAAAGGCCGTCGACCGAACTTCATGGACGCCGCCCGTCCTGAAGAGGCGAATCAAATATATGAAGCATTTAACGAGGAACTCCGGAATAAAGGCGTCCATACGGAAACAGGTCAATTCGGTGCCATGATGGACGTTCAGCTTACTAATGATGGTCCCGTTACATTAATACTGGAAAGCAAAAAATAA